The Vitis riparia cultivar Riparia Gloire de Montpellier isolate 1030 chromosome 3, EGFV_Vit.rip_1.0, whole genome shotgun sequence genome includes a region encoding these proteins:
- the LOC117911621 gene encoding thaumatin-like protein 1b, whose protein sequence is MDRPVIFVATILALLCVSEVDSATFRLINKCRHTIWPGFLSGANTAPLASTGFVLKSGKSRTISVPRSWSGRMWGRTLCAEDDSGKFSCATADCGSGKVECDGGNAEPPATLAEFTLNGDQGLDFYDVSLVDGYNLPMLVVARGGHGGDCSATGCLVDLNGACPKELRVVASATNGSRGASVACKSACEAFGDPMYCCSQAYSTPDTCQPSVYSQFFKHACPRSYSYAYDDKTSTFTCASADYIIIFCPSPFTSQKVLALRREAAELPLVNKTMMYIGRKYASGTSSPGRVQEQIIAHGASIVVSLLLLLLFL, encoded by the exons ATGGATCGTCCCGTCATCTTTGTTGCCACCATTCTGGCCCTCCTCTGTGTCTCAG aAGTTGATTCAGCAACGTTCAGACTCATCAACAAGTGCCGCCACACAATCTGGCCGGGATTTTTGTCTGGCGCCAACACGGCGCCCCTCGCTTCCACAGGCTTTGTTCTCAAGAGTGGCAAATCCAGGACCATCTCGGTGCCCAGATCATGGTCCGGTCGGATGTGGGGTCGAACCCTTTGTGCCGAAGACGATTCCGGGAAGTTTTCTTGCGCCACCGCCGATTGTGGCTCCGGGAAGGTGGAGTGCGATGGAGGCAACGCCGAACCGCCGGCGACTTTGGCGGAGTTCACGTTGAACGGCGACCAAGGTTTGGACTTTTACGACGTGAGCTTGGTTGATGGGTACAATCTCCCCATGCTGGTGGTGGCAAGGGGTGGCCACGGCGGTGACTGCAGCGCCACCGGGTGTCTCGTCGACCTGAACGGCGCGTGCCCGAAGGAGCTGAGGGTGGTGGCTTCGGCGACGAACGGCAGCCGCGGCGCGAGTGTCGCGTGTAAAAGCGCGTGTGAAGCTTTCGGAGATCCGATGTATTGCTGCAGTCAAGCTTATTCTACGCCCGACACATGTCAACCATCAGTGTACTCTCAGTTCTTTAAACATGCTTGCCCACGCTCCTATAGCTACGCGTATGATGACAAGACGAGCACCTTCACTTGTGCCTCTGCAGATTACATTATCATCTTCTGTCCATCCCCTTTCACCAG CCAAAAAGTGTTGGCGTTGCGGAGAGAAGCAGCAGAGCTGCCTCTAGTGAACAAAACCATGATGTACATAGGAAGAAAATATGCGAGCGGCACTTCATCCCCAGGTCGGGTTCAAGAGCAAATCATAGCTCATGGTGCCTCCATTGTGGTGTCGCTATTGCTCCTCTTGCTATTTTTGTAA